In one window of Chryseobacterium viscerum DNA:
- the egtB gene encoding ergothioneine biosynthesis protein EgtB has translation MNKDAALAKANSHKNWIKKYSEIRNHSVEICSPLEIEDYVVQPIVDVSPPKWHLGHTTWFFETFILQPNFPEYEVFDPQYNFVFNSYYETIGARVIRTDRGNLSRPSVSDVFKYREYVDRKMDEFLHNGYLTESLESLLELGLNHEQQHQELLLTDIKYILGHNPLFPAYRKKDISKKESAGNSEMINFSEGIYEIGFKGEGFCFDNELGRHKVYLNDFTIGSQLVTNKEYLEFIEAGGYKDFRHWHAEGWDWVKQNNAKSPLYWHFIDGKWMNYTLNGLQEIDLEEAVCHISFFEASAFASWKGKRLPTEAEWEAASEYFDWGKRWEWTNSAYLPYPGFKKETGAVGEYNGKFMVNQMVLRGASVATPPGHSRNTYRNFFQTHLQWQFTGIRLAQ, from the coding sequence ATGAATAAAGATGCAGCACTGGCAAAAGCAAATTCTCATAAAAACTGGATAAAAAAGTACTCGGAAATCCGAAATCATTCCGTTGAGATTTGCAGCCCTTTGGAAATTGAAGATTATGTGGTTCAGCCTATAGTGGATGTAAGTCCTCCGAAATGGCATTTAGGCCATACCACCTGGTTTTTTGAAACCTTTATATTGCAGCCCAATTTTCCGGAGTACGAAGTTTTTGATCCTCAGTATAATTTTGTGTTCAACAGTTATTACGAAACCATCGGAGCTCGTGTTATCCGTACCGACAGAGGAAATCTCAGCCGTCCTTCCGTTTCAGATGTTTTTAAATATCGTGAATATGTAGACCGGAAGATGGATGAATTTCTTCATAACGGATATCTTACAGAATCACTGGAATCTCTGTTGGAATTAGGTTTAAACCACGAACAGCAGCACCAGGAACTGTTACTGACAGATATCAAATATATTTTAGGCCACAATCCTTTATTTCCAGCTTACAGAAAAAAAGATATTTCTAAAAAGGAAAGCGCTGGCAACTCAGAAATGATTAATTTTTCAGAAGGAATTTATGAAATCGGTTTTAAGGGTGAAGGTTTCTGTTTTGATAATGAGCTCGGAAGACACAAGGTGTATCTGAATGACTTTACTATTGGCAGTCAGTTAGTAACCAATAAAGAATACTTAGAATTTATTGAAGCCGGGGGGTATAAAGATTTCCGCCATTGGCACGCTGAGGGCTGGGACTGGGTGAAGCAAAATAATGCAAAATCCCCTTTATACTGGCATTTTATTGATGGAAAATGGATGAATTATACTTTAAACGGTTTACAGGAAATCGATCTAGAGGAAGCGGTCTGCCACATCAGTTTTTTTGAAGCTTCTGCTTTTGCTTCATGGAAAGGAAAACGCCTGCCTACTGAAGCCGAATGGGAAGCCGCATCAGAATATTTTGACTGGGGAAAACGCTGGGAGTGGACAAATTCCGCCTATCTTCCATACCCTGGATTTAAAAAAGAAACAGGAGCTGTGGGGGAATATAACGGGAAATTTATGGTGAATCAAATGGTACTTCGCGGTGCTTCAGTAGCCACTCCGCCCGGACATAGCAGAAATACCTACCGGAACTTTTTCCAGACCCATTTGCAGTGGCAGTTTACCGGAATCAGACTTGCACAATAA
- a CDS encoding amidohydrolase: MEKQHNHTHGCTHCSCHNPVLDVLKDELFSAENLTKINPGSGKATHEKPQTLMISGGTILPMIGGSTGTVEAIGIADGKVVVTGSESDVNDYMAANHSGFLPKTLTATQTLLPGLIEPHVHMIPTAMMTGWLDLSPFDGQNLKAIYDLASVGAIINGHIPKIPGAVILGRGLDPSLMPFKETDGKKELITIDNVILDTINHDIPMMLLSASMHTLYLNTKALEYVFDHNPDIKNEYKTVDRYISETKGQLQEGLQMTPALKTIKLQIIAMSIEINRYLTELFQTANSRGVTFMYDAGLNKGSEILLTKYFETHPEVVRTGGAYLCSNQEDVDNLEPYKVPEHYKPVYYGHIKVVSDGSNQGLTGYQSAPYLCNPANNTGVFNFPQTGIPAHTIPPSYNTLINTVVAGKGWPLMVHANGDQAVTFAINAYQRTLAQYKGPELRNRIEHCSLLTADQITNMLQMGVSPSFLIGHVGYWGYAFKEVIFGEKAQMLDLCGSTLAAGMRITLHSDNEVSPLGPLRMMEQSITRIMEKNPKDIDVLNGAERLTPEQALIAVTYDAAWQCYADKWVGSLDKGYFADFVILEQNPLSLNTPSLQYMKMRDIPVLETWVGGIPVYVNDKKAKVVTEKDMLFSDNS, from the coding sequence ATGGAAAAACAACACAACCACACGCATGGCTGCACCCATTGCTCTTGCCACAATCCTGTTTTAGATGTTCTTAAAGACGAACTTTTCAGCGCCGAAAATCTGACGAAAATAAATCCCGGTTCCGGAAAAGCGACCCACGAAAAACCACAAACGCTGATGATAAGCGGAGGTACTATTCTGCCAATGATTGGTGGATCTACTGGTACCGTTGAAGCCATTGGAATTGCTGACGGGAAAGTTGTTGTAACCGGCAGTGAATCAGATGTAAACGATTATATGGCTGCCAATCACTCAGGATTTCTGCCCAAAACATTAACGGCAACTCAAACTTTACTCCCTGGATTGATTGAGCCTCATGTTCATATGATTCCTACGGCAATGATGACCGGCTGGCTAGATTTGAGCCCTTTTGACGGACAGAATTTAAAAGCGATATATGATTTGGCTTCTGTTGGGGCTATCATTAACGGACATATTCCTAAAATTCCCGGAGCGGTTATTTTAGGAAGAGGATTGGATCCGTCATTAATGCCTTTTAAGGAAACTGATGGAAAAAAGGAATTAATTACGATTGATAATGTAATACTTGATACGATTAATCATGATATTCCTATGATGCTGTTAAGTGCCTCTATGCATACCCTTTATCTGAATACTAAGGCATTAGAGTATGTATTTGATCACAATCCGGATATAAAGAACGAGTATAAAACTGTTGACAGGTATATCAGTGAAACAAAAGGCCAGCTACAGGAAGGTTTACAGATGACTCCTGCATTGAAGACCATAAAGCTGCAGATCATTGCGATGAGCATAGAGATCAATCGTTATCTTACGGAGCTTTTTCAGACTGCCAATTCAAGAGGTGTTACTTTTATGTATGATGCCGGACTGAATAAAGGATCAGAAATCCTTTTAACCAAATATTTTGAGACTCATCCTGAAGTGGTAAGAACAGGAGGAGCGTATCTTTGTTCTAATCAGGAAGATGTTGATAACCTGGAGCCATATAAAGTACCGGAGCATTATAAACCTGTATATTATGGACATATTAAAGTCGTTTCAGATGGTTCAAATCAAGGATTAACCGGTTATCAGAGTGCTCCATATCTGTGCAATCCTGCCAATAATACAGGTGTATTTAATTTTCCACAGACAGGTATTCCTGCCCATACAATTCCGCCAAGCTATAATACATTGATCAATACCGTGGTGGCTGGAAAAGGCTGGCCGCTAATGGTTCATGCCAATGGTGATCAGGCAGTAACATTTGCCATCAATGCTTATCAGCGTACTCTTGCTCAATATAAAGGCCCGGAGCTTCGTAACCGTATAGAACATTGTTCCCTTCTTACAGCAGATCAGATTACCAATATGCTCCAAATGGGGGTTTCGCCAAGTTTCCTGATCGGACACGTAGGCTATTGGGGATATGCTTTTAAAGAAGTGATATTTGGTGAAAAAGCACAAATGCTGGATCTTTGCGGTTCAACGCTTGCTGCTGGTATGAGAATTACCCTTCATAGCGACAATGAGGTAAGTCCACTGGGACCTTTGAGAATGATGGAACAATCGATTACCAGAATAATGGAAAAGAATCCAAAGGATATTGATGTTTTAAACGGTGCCGAACGTCTTACTCCCGAACAGGCTCTGATTGCGGTTACTTATGATGCTGCATGGCAATGCTACGCAGACAAATGGGTAGGATCGCTGGATAAAGGATACTTTGCCGATTTTGTTATATTGGAACAGAACCCTCTTTCCTTAAATACACCTTCATTACAATATATGAAAATGCGGGATATTCCGGTATTGGAAACCTGGGTAGGCGGTATTCCTGTTTATGTGAATGATAAGAAAGCAAAAGTAGTGACTGAAAAAGATATGCTCTTTTCAGATAACTCATAG
- a CDS encoding ABC transporter ATP-binding protein, whose amino-acid sequence MITVESVSKSFNGKKAVDTISFQANDKEILVLLGTSGCGKTTMLKMINRLIEVDFGNILIDGKNIQSQKVEEVRMGIGFVMQHSGLFPHYTIQQNIAVIPDLLKWDKKKTVGRTLELLHKLHLSEEVLTRFPNELSGGQQQRVGIARALIADSPVLLMDEPFGALDNITKTDIHAEFKSLEEFKNKTIILVTHDVQEAFDLGHKICLMDQGKIIQTGTPKEMLYQPENDFVKNFFARNRLLLEYKVARLKDVIPLIDGRRFYEELQFSENTGLWDALQKLSADTSLSEDYENLVKAFNEYRKFQTL is encoded by the coding sequence ATGATTACAGTTGAATCGGTTTCAAAAAGTTTTAACGGGAAAAAAGCGGTTGATACTATTTCTTTTCAGGCTAATGATAAGGAAATTCTGGTGCTCTTGGGAACAAGCGGATGCGGGAAAACAACCATGCTGAAAATGATAAACCGCCTCATCGAAGTAGATTTCGGGAATATTTTGATTGACGGTAAAAATATTCAGTCACAAAAAGTGGAAGAGGTACGCATGGGAATTGGTTTTGTCATGCAGCATTCCGGATTGTTTCCCCATTACACTATTCAGCAGAATATTGCAGTCATTCCCGATTTACTGAAATGGGATAAAAAAAAGACTGTTGGAAGAACACTGGAATTATTACATAAGCTTCATCTTTCAGAAGAGGTACTTACTCGGTTTCCAAACGAGCTAAGCGGCGGACAGCAGCAAAGAGTGGGAATTGCCCGTGCTTTGATTGCCGATTCGCCTGTTTTGCTGATGGATGAACCGTTCGGAGCGTTGGATAATATTACCAAAACCGATATTCATGCAGAATTCAAATCACTGGAAGAGTTTAAAAATAAAACAATTATTCTGGTTACCCACGATGTTCAGGAAGCATTCGACTTAGGTCATAAAATTTGCCTGATGGATCAAGGGAAAATTATTCAGACGGGAACTCCAAAAGAAATGCTTTATCAGCCGGAAAATGATTTTGTTAAAAATTTCTTTGCTAGAAACCGGCTTTTACTGGAGTACAAAGTGGCCAGACTGAAAGATGTGATACCTCTGATTGATGGCCGTCGTTTCTATGAAGAACTTCAGTTTTCCGAAAATACAGGTTTATGGGATGCTCTTCAAAAATTGAGTGCAGATACTTCACTTTCCGAAGATTATGAAAATCTGGTTAAAGCTTTTAATGAATACCGAAAATTTCAGACTTTATGA
- a CDS encoding HD domain-containing protein, with translation MNYKDQLYNARKFAIEKHNGQHYGIYPYEIHLGNVVSILMRFSILPTNQENTDILISAWLHDILEDTTVSIEELEKKFGKKVTEIVFSLTDGEGKNRDERKNSMYNKLIHNQAGIIVKLADRIANVEFCLIQNNKNLYEMYQKEQPKFQQIISSKMNTELANSLLIYLKTLL, from the coding sequence ATGAATTATAAAGACCAGCTGTATAATGCTAGAAAATTTGCAATAGAAAAACACAATGGTCAGCACTATGGAATATACCCATATGAAATTCATTTAGGCAATGTAGTAAGTATATTAATGAGATTTTCTATTCTTCCGACAAATCAAGAAAACACTGATATCCTGATAAGCGCATGGCTTCATGATATATTGGAAGATACTACAGTTTCAATAGAAGAATTAGAGAAAAAATTTGGAAAAAAAGTTACTGAAATTGTATTTTCTTTAACCGATGGAGAGGGGAAAAATAGAGATGAAAGGAAAAACAGCATGTATAACAAACTGATTCACAATCAAGCTGGTATTATTGTAAAATTAGCTGACAGAATAGCTAATGTAGAGTTTTGTTTGATACAAAATAATAAGAATTTATATGAAATGTATCAAAAAGAACAACCAAAATTTCAACAAATAATATCATCTAAAATGAACACAGAATTAGCAAATTCTCTATTAATCTACTTAAAAACATTACTGTAA
- a CDS encoding MalY/PatB family protein, whose translation MKYNFDEIIERRGTHSVKWDWAKADILPMWVADMDFKTAPEVIQAISEKVSHGIFGYGTIPKEFHDSVIDWWKTNHHFTIEKDWLLPATGILPSLSAIIRAFVQPDENIILQTPVYNHFFTILENYGCHIVCNELKYEGGNYTIDFDDLEKKASDPKTKLLLFCNPHNPVGKVWTREDLEKVADICSRNNVIVVSDEIHSDLIFNNHRHIPFVSVAQHYNLQSVTCGSPCKTFNFSGLPVSYLISRDKNILEQTKKMLELQENSYPNPIAMEALIAAYTKGHEWVAELKDYLYQNVIFLKNFCNEHLPEIKVIPLEATYLVWLDCRSFGKTSDELSKILLMEGKVWLNSGTMYGKNGEGFLRINIGCPRQLLTVGLERLKKALKE comes from the coding sequence ATGAAGTATAATTTTGACGAAATCATAGAAAGAAGAGGAACTCATTCCGTAAAATGGGACTGGGCAAAGGCAGATATCTTACCTATGTGGGTGGCTGATATGGATTTTAAAACCGCTCCGGAAGTGATTCAGGCTATTTCTGAAAAAGTTTCTCATGGAATTTTCGGATATGGTACGATTCCTAAAGAGTTTCATGATTCGGTGATTGATTGGTGGAAAACGAACCATCATTTTACCATAGAAAAAGACTGGCTTCTGCCTGCAACGGGAATTCTTCCTTCACTTTCGGCCATCATTCGTGCTTTTGTGCAACCTGACGAAAATATTATTTTGCAAACACCTGTTTACAATCATTTTTTTACCATTTTGGAAAATTATGGGTGTCATATTGTCTGCAATGAATTGAAGTACGAAGGAGGAAATTACACCATTGATTTTGATGATCTCGAAAAGAAAGCTTCCGATCCCAAAACTAAACTTTTGTTGTTCTGTAATCCGCATAATCCGGTGGGAAAAGTCTGGACAAGAGAAGATTTGGAGAAAGTAGCTGACATTTGTTCACGGAATAATGTGATAGTGGTTTCTGATGAGATTCATTCTGATTTGATTTTTAATAATCACCGGCATATTCCGTTTGTTTCGGTAGCTCAGCATTATAATCTTCAGTCGGTGACCTGCGGTTCTCCATGTAAGACTTTTAATTTTTCAGGACTGCCGGTATCATATCTTATTTCACGGGACAAAAATATATTGGAGCAGACCAAAAAAATGCTGGAACTTCAGGAAAACAGTTATCCTAATCCAATTGCCATGGAAGCCTTGATTGCGGCTTACACAAAAGGACATGAATGGGTAGCTGAACTGAAAGACTATTTGTATCAGAATGTTATATTCCTGAAAAATTTTTGCAATGAACATCTGCCTGAAATCAAAGTGATTCCTTTGGAAGCGACCTATCTGGTTTGGCTGGATTGCCGTTCATTCGGTAAAACCTCTGATGAATTGTCAAAAATTCTTCTGATGGAGGGTAAAGTTTGGCTTAATTCGGGGACGATGTATGGTAAAAACGGGGAAGGTTTCCTGAGAATCAATATTGGCTGTCCAAGACAGCTTCTGACGGTGGGTCTGGAGCGGCTGAAAAAAGCTTTGAAGGAATGA
- the egtD gene encoding L-histidine N(alpha)-methyltransferase — protein MNVPLKKDDHFKNEGIDNFGSDVLKGLSAHPKKLSSKYFYDKTGDRLFQQIMAMPEYYLTNCELDIFQNKTEELAKAISNINESFDLIELGAGDAMKSSYLLKNLVEKGTDFTYMPIDISGNILSVLQENLKRKLPGLEILPLEGEYFDMLDKATGISKKKKVVLFLGGNIGNMESEEARHFCNEVKRKLNAGDLFLVGFDLKKNPNTILAAYNDSAGITASFNLNLLTRINRELKADFKMENFQHYQNYDPISGACRSFLVSLCDQEVHVGNRLFYFKKDELIDMEISQKFSEQDIKKLAGDSGFHILVEIKDAKNWFVDSIWMV, from the coding sequence ATGAATGTACCGTTAAAAAAAGATGATCATTTTAAAAATGAAGGTATCGATAATTTCGGTTCGGACGTTTTAAAAGGCTTGTCCGCTCATCCGAAAAAATTATCTTCAAAATATTTTTACGACAAAACAGGCGACCGCCTTTTCCAGCAGATTATGGCCATGCCGGAATATTATCTTACCAATTGTGAGCTGGATATATTTCAAAATAAAACTGAAGAACTCGCAAAAGCAATTTCCAATATCAATGAATCTTTTGATCTGATAGAATTAGGAGCAGGTGATGCGATGAAATCCTCTTATCTTCTCAAAAATTTAGTAGAGAAAGGAACAGATTTTACTTATATGCCTATTGATATTTCAGGAAATATTCTTTCTGTTTTGCAGGAAAACCTGAAGAGAAAATTGCCGGGGCTGGAAATATTACCGCTGGAAGGGGAGTATTTTGATATGCTTGATAAAGCCACCGGTATTTCAAAAAAGAAAAAAGTAGTCCTTTTTTTAGGCGGAAATATAGGGAATATGGAAAGTGAGGAAGCCAGACATTTCTGTAATGAAGTGAAAAGAAAACTGAATGCCGGAGACTTATTTCTCGTAGGTTTTGATCTTAAGAAAAATCCAAACACGATTCTTGCCGCATACAACGATTCAGCAGGAATTACCGCTTCGTTTAATCTTAATCTTTTGACAAGAATCAACCGGGAACTGAAAGCTGATTTCAAGATGGAAAATTTCCAGCATTATCAAAATTATGATCCGATTTCGGGAGCCTGCAGGAGTTTTCTGGTAAGTCTCTGTGATCAGGAAGTTCATGTGGGAAACCGTTTGTTTTACTTTAAAAAAGATGAGCTGATTGATATGGAAATTTCTCAGAAATTTTCTGAACAGGATATTAAAAAGCTGGCTGGAGATTCGGGATTTCATATCCTTGTTGAAATTAAAGATGCAAAAAACTGGTTTGTAGATTCTATTTGGATGGTCTAA
- a CDS encoding ABC transporter permease/substrate-binding protein, which produces MSELSFWQFITEQHEKLLTQVVQHLGLTFLSLFLAIIIGVPLGILIARKRKLSGSVLGIAGILQTIPSIALLGFMIPAFGIGATPAIVALLIYALLPIIRNTYTGITEVDPMVIEAAKAMGMNRKQRLFKVEFPLAMPVIIAGIRTAAVINVGVATLASFVAAGGLGEFIFGGISLNNTNMILAGAIPAALLAIFLDQTIAVLQKLSYQSVKKLKYAIPVVLVIIGSIYLLTSVSDHKLKAGFTPEFMGRQDGDLGLRSVYGLDVHPLVVSDAIMYKAAYEKDLDLISGYSTDGRIKAFDLYVLEDDKKIFPPYFAAPVIKTKTLEKFPGLEKTLNLLSGKFNDSIMTDLNYKADYLKQTPEKIAKDFLIKTNLYKDPRKGNSQTIKIGSKIFGEQYILAEIYKILIEGYTDYKVETKTGLGGTKICFDALMNDAVDFYPEYTGTGLLVLLKPYEKTIEEVSKSPEKTFNYVNLEFQKQYEIQWLKPLGFNNAYALMMRKKQANELKIKNISDLKNYLDSK; this is translated from the coding sequence ATGAGTGAGTTAAGTTTTTGGCAGTTTATCACAGAGCAGCATGAGAAATTGCTTACTCAGGTTGTACAGCATCTGGGACTCACTTTTTTGTCTCTGTTTCTGGCGATCATTATTGGTGTACCCTTAGGAATTTTAATTGCCCGAAAAAGAAAATTATCAGGTTCTGTTTTAGGAATTGCAGGGATTTTGCAGACTATTCCCAGTATTGCATTGCTTGGTTTTATGATTCCCGCATTCGGAATTGGAGCTACTCCGGCCATTGTTGCCTTGCTGATCTACGCTCTTTTACCCATTATCAGAAATACCTACACCGGAATTACAGAAGTAGATCCAATGGTCATTGAAGCTGCAAAAGCAATGGGAATGAACAGAAAGCAACGGCTTTTCAAAGTTGAATTTCCTTTAGCGATGCCTGTAATTATTGCAGGAATCAGAACAGCGGCGGTCATCAATGTTGGGGTGGCAACATTAGCTTCATTTGTAGCAGCCGGAGGATTGGGAGAATTTATTTTTGGAGGAATTTCACTTAATAATACCAATATGATTCTCGCGGGAGCTATTCCTGCAGCGTTACTGGCTATTTTTTTGGATCAAACCATTGCCGTTTTACAGAAATTAAGCTATCAGTCTGTAAAGAAATTAAAATATGCAATTCCTGTTGTATTGGTAATTATTGGTAGCATTTATCTTTTGACTTCCGTTTCGGATCATAAGCTTAAAGCAGGTTTTACGCCGGAATTTATGGGACGGCAGGATGGTGATCTGGGACTTCGATCGGTATATGGGCTGGATGTACACCCTTTGGTTGTAAGTGATGCCATTATGTACAAAGCAGCTTACGAAAAAGATCTGGACCTCATCAGCGGATATTCTACAGATGGAAGAATTAAGGCTTTTGATCTGTATGTTCTGGAGGATGACAAGAAGATTTTTCCTCCTTATTTTGCAGCGCCGGTAATCAAAACAAAGACACTGGAAAAGTTTCCCGGATTGGAAAAAACATTGAATCTTTTATCAGGAAAATTCAATGATTCCATAATGACAGATCTGAATTATAAAGCTGATTACCTCAAACAAACTCCTGAGAAAATTGCCAAGGATTTTTTAATAAAAACAAATTTATATAAAGATCCACGCAAGGGAAATTCCCAAACGATAAAAATCGGATCAAAAATTTTTGGTGAACAGTATATTCTTGCCGAAATTTATAAAATACTCATTGAAGGCTATACTGATTATAAAGTGGAAACGAAAACAGGGCTTGGTGGAACAAAAATCTGCTTTGATGCTCTGATGAATGATGCGGTTGACTTTTATCCCGAATATACAGGAACCGGGCTTTTAGTTTTGCTGAAACCTTATGAAAAAACGATAGAAGAAGTCTCTAAAAGCCCGGAAAAAACATTTAACTATGTCAATCTGGAATTCCAGAAACAATATGAAATCCAATGGTTGAAACCCCTCGGGTTTAATAATGCGTATGCTTTGATGATGCGAAAGAAACAGGCGAATGAACTTAAAATTAAAAATATTTCAGATCTGAAAAATTATCTGGATTCAAAATAA